One Candidatus Nitrotoga arctica genomic window, CCGGATACAAAAGGCTTTTTTAATTGTACGCAAACTTGGTTAAGCGCATAGCGCGTGGCGAAGTTATCGCTGCAATCCAGTACTACATCGGCTTGGTCAATTAGCTCAAATAAACGTGTTTGATCTGCGCGTTCATTCAGGGCTATGACGCGAACATCGGGATTGATTTCAGCGAGCAAGGTACGGGCAGAATCTACCTTAGCTATTCCGATGCTGGAAGTGCGGTGTACGATTTGGCGTTGCAGATTGGTCAGGTCTACAGTGTCACCGTCGCACAGAGTCAGGGTGCCAACGCCGCTAGAGGCAAGGTACATGGCAGCGGGAGAACCTAGTCCGCCAGCACCTATTATCAGTGCGTGCGCATCCCGTAATTTCTGTTGCCCTTCGATGCCAATGTCAGGCAACAGGATGTGGCGGCTATAGCGCAGTAACTGTTCGTCATTCATGCGATATGGAAGAGGAGTTATTGTTACTCGCTTACTTCCCTTGCAATATATTAATACCCTTTAACAAATTTATAGCTTGAT contains:
- a CDS encoding HesA/MoeB/ThiF family protein, producing the protein MNDEQLLRYSRHILLPDIGIEGQQKLRDAHALIIGAGGLGSPAAMYLASSGVGTLTLCDGDTVDLTNLQRQIVHRTSSIGIAKVDSARTLLAEINPDVRVIALNERADQTRLFELIDQADVVLDCSDNFATRYALNQVCVQLKKPFVSGAATRFDGQVAVFDMRHPHSPCYHCLYPEQSDALETRCAVMGVFAPLVGIIGSMQAAEALKLLMGIGTLLCSRLLVTDLLHMELRTVKLKKDPACLICGTP